The following proteins come from a genomic window of Bradysia coprophila strain Holo2 unplaced genomic scaffold, BU_Bcop_v1 contig_138, whole genome shotgun sequence:
- the LOC119074130 gene encoding cytochrome P450 9e2-like has product MLFLIISAVALFLFYKYLSKDHDFFKKSGLKAMNPFLLLGNTGSLLMKRLSMGNSILFMYNAFPNEKINGFFDFLSPVYMIRDPELIKKLAIKEFDHFQDHKSVIGGDVDPMMGSTLISLRGQRWKSMRSTLSPAFTGKKMRLMFELIDECSGQVVDHFLKRNSSEEGTHAVDMKDVFSRFTNDVVATCAFGIKVDSLENKDNEFFRMGKEVMNGSKLKGFFKFFLFRTFPRLAARLNVRFLSDTLTTFFKSLIIDTMVERENKHIFRPDMINILMQVRKGNLTRDDQDGQTDSNDGFATVEEFSSKADSKNEWSDDELVAQCLLFFLAGFDTSSTLLSFLANELALNPDVQEKLCREIDETVQCMKDEKLTYELLNSLKYLDQVISECLRRWPPALLTDRVCNKEITFIVDGQTVTMKAGQQFWIPIYGLHMDPKYFPEPKKFDPERYSDENASKIVNGSYIPFGIGPRNCIGSRFALLQIKAVAFHLLKHFTFEVCEKTALPLEMGKLSLVPEKGIHLEFKKRVKA; this is encoded by the exons ATGTTGTTCCTCATCATCAGCGCTGTGGCGCTTTTTCTTTTCTACAAATACCTATCCAAGGACcatgatttcttcaaaaagtCGGGATTGAAGGCAATGAATCCATTTTTGCTATTGGGAAACACCGGATCGTTGCTGATGAAACGACTTTCTATGGGAAACAGTATACTGTTCATGTACAATGCATTTCCTAATGAAAA AATCAAtggatttttcgatttcctaTCGCCAGTCTACATGATCCGCGATCCAGAACTCATCAAGAAACTGGCAATCAAG GAATTCGATCACTTTCAAGATCACAAGTCTGTAATCGGAGGCGATGTTGACCCAATGATGGGCAGTACCTTGATTTCATTGAGAGGCCAAAGATGGAAGTCAAT GCGATCGACACTGTCCCCTGCATTCACCGGCAAGAAGATGAGACTCATGTTCGAATTAATTGATGAGTGTAGCGGACAAGTGGTTGACCACTTTCTAAAGAGAAATTCGTCCGAAGAAGGAACTCATGCCGTTGACATGAAAGATGTGTTTTCCCGATTTACAAACGATGTTGTTGCCACT TGTGCCTTCGGTATCAAAGTTGATTCGCTGGAAAACAAGGACAACGAATTTTTCCGAATGGGAAAGGAAGTGATGAATGGCTCGAAATTGAAgggattttttaaattctttctgTTTCGAACGTTTCCGCGTTTGGCAGCCAGATTAAATGTCCGATTTTTGAGTGACACGTTGACAACATTCTTCAAATCGTTAATTATCGACACAATGGTCGAGCGGGAGAATAAACACATTTTCCGTCCCGATATGATTAACATTTTGATGCAAGTACGGAAAGGGAATTTGACAAGAGACGACCAGGACGGACAAACTGACTCGAACGATGGATTCGCCACTGTTGAAGAATTCAGCAGTAAAGCCGATTCCAAAAACGAATGGTCCGACGATGAATTGGTCGCCCAGTGTTTGTTATTCTTTTTGGCTGGCTTCGACACTAGTTCAACGTTGCTTTCTTTCCTCGCTAACGAACTGGCATTGAATCCGGATGTACAGGAAAAATTGTGCCGTGAAATTGATGAGACGGTTCAGTGCATGAAAGACGAAAAGCTCACCTACGAATTActaaattcattgaaatatcTCGACCAAGTCATTTCGGAATGTCTGCGTAGATGGCCACCAGCTCTGTTGACCGATCGTGTTTGCAACAAAGAAATTACTTTTATTGTCGACGGTCAGACGGTAACTATGAAGGCTGGCCAGCAATTCTGGATTCCCATCTATGGTCTTCACATGGACCCGAAATATTTTCCCGAACCGAAAAAGTTCGATCCTGAGAGATATAGCGACGAAAATGCATCGAAAATCGTTAACGGCTCCTATATCCCATTTGGTATCGGGCCTCGCAATTGCATAG GGTCCCGGTTCGCCTTGCTACAGATCAAAGCCGTTGCTTTCCATCTGTTGAAGCACTTTACGTTCGAAGTTTGTGAGAAAACTGCATTGCCGCTGGAAATGGGAAAATTGTCGTTAGTTCCTGAAAAGGGGATCCATTTGGAATTcaaaaaaagagtaaaagcTTAG